CGCATGGGCGAGCCGTTATATGGTTATTTGCAGCCTACGGGTTTTCCGGATTATGCCGAGTCGTGGGCAAATTCGGGTACGCTGATTGCGCGAATAAATTTTGGTATTCATCTCGCCACTGGTCGTATTAACGGGGTGACACTGAAGCAATTGCCAAAGGATAGCGCTGGCCTGACAACAGATGAGGCATTGGCGATGTATAGCAAGTTGCTGTTGCCAGCACAGGATACCAGTGCCATTGCGTCAGAGGTTAAAAAGACAGTTCCTGCAGATGCCGAACGCAAAGACGTTCAGGTAATCAGTATGTTGATAGGGTCGCCAGAATTTCAATACCGATGAAAGGTATTGAAGCGACGTATGAATATTCCGATGAGTTGGTGGCGAGATTGACGCCCGCCCGCAGAAAGATTATTCGTCCTATTGAGCCATCAAAACCACCGGTTATGCAAAGGAGGTCCTTATGACATCACCCAATATTGTCTTTATTCTCATATCGGACATGGGATGGCGCGATGTTGGCTTTCTGGGTTGTAAGACGCATAAAACGCCGAATATTGATCGCCTTGCTCACGGTGGCATGATTTTTCCGCAGACGTATTCTTGTGGGCCTAATTGCGCGCCTTCCCGTGCCAGTATTATGTCGGGCATGTACACACCGCGCCATGAGATCTATACACCTGGTGGTGCATCTAAAGGCGATGTTCGGCTGATGAAATTGATAACGCCTGCTCGCGATGCCGACTTAGAAGGCTTTCCTTCTAATTATCCAATAGCTCTCAAACCCGATGTCACTTGCATACCGCAAGTGCTCAAATCTGCAGGATACACTTGTGGTGCTATCGGCAAATGGCAACTTGGCAATGATCCTGAAGCGGGACCCATATCTAAAGGCTTTGATCACAATGTTGGTGGTCACCAGCGCATGGGACGCCATTTTAGCCCTTATAAAAATCCTGCTATGCGCGATGGTCCCGAAGGTGAGTATCTCACAGATCGGCTCACCGACGAAGCTGTTCAATTTATTCAAGACAATCGGGATGGCCCTTTTTTTCTTTATCTCGCCCACTGGGCACTGCATGCCCCCATTTTAGCCAAAGCTGATAAAATTGCCGCCTACGAGAAAGCCGAGCATCCCAACCCGCCTTATGGGGCTATGGTTGAAAGCGTTGATGAAAGCGTGGGTCGCGTGATGCAAACGCTTGACGATCTCTGCCTTGCAGACAACACGCTTGTCATCTTCTCAGCCGATCATGGTGGCATAGCCAAATACACCAATATGGATCCGTTACGCGGTGGCAAAGGCGCGCTTTACGAAGGCGGTATCCGCGTATCTACCTGCATGCGTTGGCCTGGTGTCATTCCTGCGGGCACAACAT
This genomic window from Gemmatimonadota bacterium contains:
- a CDS encoding sulfatase, producing MTSPNIVFILISDMGWRDVGFLGCKTHKTPNIDRLAHGGMIFPQTYSCGPNCAPSRASIMSGMYTPRHEIYTPGGASKGDVRLMKLITPARDADLEGFPSNYPIALKPDVTCIPQVLKSAGYTCGAIGKWQLGNDPEAGPISKGFDHNVGGHQRMGRHFSPYKNPAMRDGPEGEYLTDRLTDEAVQFIQDNRDGPFFLYLAHWALHAPILAKADKIAAYEKAEHPNPPYGAMVESVDESVGRVMQTLDDLCLADNTLVIFSADHGGIAKYTNMDPLRGGKGALYEGGIRVSTCMRWPGVIPAGTTCDVPIYGIDFMPTLAEVTSGTLPEHQPVDGESLVPLFSGATSLERDTLYWHFPLYLGGSDCQNITPLRGGRAGQGTGWRTVPSGAIRKSDWKLIERFDTGSVELYNIADDIGEQNDLATDHPEKAAELLKDLKNWQRDTKAIIPNEPNPYYDMEYELLNNERDQVSLYEKAQYF